TTATCAAAACTAAGACAAGCAAACTAATATAAATTCTGCTATACTCTTGCTAGGAGCATAATGATGAAAAGATTGTTTAGCTATAGCAAGAGTGTGGATTTTAAGTTGTATCAATAACTTTAAGCTTTATTTTCAAGATAGATGCTAAAATTTAAATAATAAAATCTAAAGGAAAACAATGAAAATTTTAGCCATTTTATCACTCTTTTTAAGCCTTGCTTTCTCAGCAGAGCTTCGCTACTTCATGCAAGACGAAAACTCACCAAAATTTAGCCAAAACTACGGCGACAATGGCGGTAAATTTGCCCTAAGCGATGGCGTAAAAATTTATTACGAAACATACGGCAAAGGCGATGTCATCGTGGTTTTGCACGGTGGCGGACTAGGCAGTATGCAAGAGATGGGCGGCTTTATAGACGAGCTTAGAAAAACGCACAAGGTTATCGCCATCTCAACCCGCGGACACGCTCGCTCAGACATTGGAGCTAAGCCATTTAGCCTAAAGCAAAGAGCCGATGATATAATGGCAGTTTTAAACGCCGAAAATGTGAGTGAGCCTGTTAGTTTGCTCGGATTTAGCGATGGTGGATACGCGGCATATAGCTTTGCCGTGCATTTTAAAGACTACGCCAAAAAGCTCGTTACCATCGGTGCTGGAGAGGTGCTTGCGACAAATAAACGCTTCGTTTTTAACCAAAACGAGTGGCAAAACTACGACGCAAAATTTATCGCTCAGCAAAAGTCGCTGATGTCTGAGCCACATCGCTACGATGAGTTTTTAAAAATGTATGAAGATATGTGGAATGGGCTTGTCATCAACAAGGAAATTTTTACTCGCATTCAAGCCAAAACGCTCATCATCAACGGGCAAAACGATCCAAACTCGCATCTTTTAACAGCGATAAACGCCTATCAGAGCATACCAAACGCGAGCATTGCCATCATCGTAGACACATCACACGCGTGTTTTTTGGAAAATTTTGACGCAGTTTGGGCGGTAGTGAAGCCATTTTTAAAATAAGTTAATTAAAAATTTGTTCTTGCGAAAGCAATATGATTAAGACTCAATAAACTAAATAAGTGTAAAACTGCGAAGATATTTTTGTATGTAAATATTTAGAAAAAGTCTCGGGCTAAATTTTGTAAAAACAAGGGGCACTTGCCCCAAAATTTAGTTTATCCACTTCACTACATCGCTAAGTTCGCGGCGATATTTTTGTGGCTGAGAGTTTAGTCTGTAGCCAAATGGTACGACGATGGCGACACGCTTATCACTTGGATTTAACCCCAAAAGCTCATTTAGCCCCGCTCTATCAAAGCCCTCGATCGGGCAGCTATCAATGCCTAAGCTAGCAGCTGCGTTCATCATATTTGTCGCAGCTATCATACACTGCTCATGCGACCACTGAAATATCAGCTCTTCATTATCTTTAAAATTTGAGCTTAAAAAACCCTGATAAAAAGCCACTCTGCCAGCTCTTTCTTCAGGCGTCTTATCAGGTCTGCGTGCTATCATATCGGCAACATAATGGCTATGTATTTTTATGTCAGAAATTTTAGCTAAAACTATAACTAGGTGCGAGCAAGATGTGATTTGTACTTGGTTCCACGATAGGGCACGGATCTTCTCGCGTAGCTCTTTGTTTTGCACGACTAAAAAGTCCCACTGCTCAAGCCCTGTAGAGCTAGGGCTTAGTCTGCCTGCCTCTAGGATGAAGTTAAACTCGCCTGCGCCTATCTTTTTGCTCTCATCAAAGACCTTGCATGCGTGGCGAAATTTTAAAATCTCTAAATAATTCATTTTTCTCTCCTTAAAATTTTACACATTATACTCATTATTTTTGTATAAGAGTTAAACTAGTCTAAAATTTTTACAAACTTTAAGTAATTTTTAAAATAAGGTAAATGCTTGTGCGTATACATACTTTAAAATCAAAAAAAGAAAATATAAAAATTTTTAGTCTTGGCTACTGGTATTTGCTCAAACACTGCGTTTAGTTATGGTGCCTTTATGGTGCTTAGGCAGATTACACTTTGCCTTTAAAATACTTAAGGCAATAAAAATAAAAAACCTTAAATCTATAACTGGTCTTTTTACTAAAAGGTAAAAAATCCAAGCATAGTAACTGATAGCCACTCAGAAGAGTTTGCAAAAATAGATTGAATTTACAGGCCAAATAAAAGTAGCAAATAGAGTTTAGCCATAAACTTAGTCAAGCCAACTATGCAAAATCAACAAAACTTAATATTCAAGATACAAAAATCACAGTCTTTATCTAGGCTACAAATTTAAAAGGCCAGCGATCTGCCGACCCATGCTAGCCATAGAATAAAATGACTTATTTTACCCCAACCTTAAATTTCTTCTCTTTTGAGCTTTTTATAGCTTTTATAACCTGCGATAGGCTCGTGTTTTTGTCGGTTGTGATATTTACATCTTTTGTCTGCAGGTCAAAACTCATCGACTTATACCCTGGCATATTGATAACAGCATTTTCTATCTGTTTTACGCAGTGCTCACAGCCCATATTTGGGATATTTAGCTGATGAGTTTGTTCAGCAAAAAGAAAGCTAGACATGATCGCTAAAAGTGCGATTTTTTTCATTTTTTCTCCTTTTACGCAACTTGGTTGCAATGATACACAAAAAGAGCTTACTAACTTATAAAACTTTCATAAAATCAGCATTATAGCTGCCATCAAGTTTTGTCTTCATCGCATCTATAAAAGATGGCGTAAGAGCAGTAAGTAGATTAAATTTATTTAATAGGTGTAAATTTTGATCAGTTTGATGAAATAGTCTGTTTATCTCAGCAATGCTCATCCCCACACTGTCTTTTTGCACTACTTTTACTTCATCTCCAGCTTTGCATGAGCCCTCGTTTAGCACTCTGTAATACCAACCGCTCAAGCCACTTTTAGCGATATAAGCTGTCATATCAGGGTTGCCCCAGCGTTTTGAAAGCTTTGAGCAGGGTTTTCGTGGCTGGCTAACTTGCAAAACAAGCGAGCCTATCTCGTGAATATCGCCTACGCAAACACTATCTTCACATAAACCATCAATGGTTAAATTTTCGCCCATAGCACCATAAGCTAAATTTTTAAGTCCTAAAAATTTCTCCCACTCGCTATAGTTTTGTAAAGAATTTGCAAATATCGCCTTTTCAGCACCACCGTGATGAAGGGTATCAGCCACACTATCTCCTACAAAACCAAGAGTGTTAGCAAAAATTTCACCCTCTTGCACGACTTTAAAAATGGCTGAAACCCACGGTTTATTTAGTGGGTTTTTGGAGTTTTTATCTCCGTAATTTTTTACCTCTCCAAGCAAAAGTGCTTTTAGTCTAGCCACACCAATCCTTTACACAAAAGCCTAAAATTAGATTTTAGACTATGCTTTTGACTTTCTTTTTCGCTCAGTTGGATCAAGATAACGCTTACGAACACGGATATTTATAGGAGTTACTTCAACAAGTTCATCATCTTCTATCCATTCTAAAGCACGCTCTAGACTTAATCTGCGTGGTGGAACGAGCTTGATCGCATCATCTGAACCGCTTGCACGGACATTGGTAAGGTTTTTGCCTTTTATAGGATTTACATCAAGATCATTTGGACGGCTATGCTCACCTATAATCATACCGATATAAACCTTTGCTTGCGGATCAAGGAAAAGAACTCCACGATCTTGAAGATTATAAAGAGAGTACGCTAGTGTAACTCCATTTTCCATTGAGACTAAAGCTCCATTCGTACGATGCTCAACAGTGCCTGAAAGTGGGCGGAATTCTAAAAAGCTATGATTCATAACGCCCTCGCCTTTTGTGTCGGTTAAAAACTGACTTCTAAAGCCGATAAGCCCGCGTGCTGGAATTTCAAACTCAATACGAGTCTGACCATCGCCAGTAGGACTCATCGAGGTCATCTCTGCCTTTCTTTTTCCAAGTTTTTCTATAACAGTTCCAGTGCAATCATCTGGCGCATCGATAACAAGATGTTCGTATGGCTCGCATTTTACGCTATCTATCTCTTTTACTATAACCTCTGGACGACCAAGCAAGAACTCATAGCCCTCGCGACGCATATTTTCAGCTAGTATCGTTATCTGAAGCTCGCCACGACCACTTACTTTAAATTTACCCTCTCCAACATTTTCATACTTCATAGCAATATTTGTCTTCATCTCGTTTTGCAAGCGCTCATCAATCTTATTTGATGTAACATGCTTACCTTCTGTGCCTGCTAGCGGACCGTCATTTACAGCAAAAACTACGCTTAGAGTTGGCTCTTCGATATGAAGCGGATCAAGTGGCATAGGATTTGCCGGATCAACTACGCTATCGCCAACATCAAGAGCTTCAAAGCCAGCTATAGCCACGATATCGCCAGTGCTAGCTTCATTTATATCAGCTCTTTCAAGTCCCATAAATCCGATAAGCTTTGAAATTCTACCCGTTGTTTTAGAGCCATCAGCCTTTGCAAGCATAACATTTTGATTTTTAGCAACTTTACCGTTAAAAATTCTAGCTATGCCTATCTTTCCAACATAGTTATCATAATCAAGTGTGAAAACTTGAAGCTGAAGTGGATTTGTATCACTTCCGCTTGGAGCTGGAACATTAGCCAAAATAGTCTCAAAAAGTGGCTCCATATTGACATTTTCATCATCTAAATTTAACTTTGCATAGCCGTTTTTAGCAGCCGCATAAACTACTGGAAACTCAAGTTGTTCATCGTTTGCGTCAAGTGCCACAAAAAGGTCAAAAATTTCATTTATAACACGCTCAGGATCGCCAGCTGGTTTATCGATCTTATTTACTACCACTATCGGACGAAGACCTAGGCTAAGAGCCTTTTTTACCACAAATTTTGTTTGAGGCATAACGCCCTCTTGTGCATCAACCAAAAGCAAAACGCCATCGACCATCTTAAGCACACGCTCAACCTCGCCACCAAAATCGGCGTGTCCTGGGGTGTCAATGATATTAATCTTTGTATCTTTATAGCGGATAGCTGTATTTTTTGATAGTATCGTGATACCACGCTCACGCTCAATGTCGTTACTATCCATGACACGCTCGCCAACACTTTGATGTTCGTTAAAAGTACCAGATTGTTTTAAAAGCTCATCTACCATTGTTGTTTTACCGTGGTCGACGTGTGCGATGACGGCGATATTTCGTATATTTTCCAAAATTTTATCCTTGAATTTATTAAGAGGTAGATTATAGCGAAAAAAGCTAAAATTTTTATTTAAATTTTTTCTTAGTGAA
The genomic region above belongs to Campylobacter suis and contains:
- a CDS encoding alpha/beta fold hydrolase; its protein translation is MKILAILSLFLSLAFSAELRYFMQDENSPKFSQNYGDNGGKFALSDGVKIYYETYGKGDVIVVLHGGGLGSMQEMGGFIDELRKTHKVIAISTRGHARSDIGAKPFSLKQRADDIMAVLNAENVSEPVSLLGFSDGGYAAYSFAVHFKDYAKKLVTIGAGEVLATNKRFVFNQNEWQNYDAKFIAQQKSLMSEPHRYDEFLKMYEDMWNGLVINKEIFTRIQAKTLIINGQNDPNSHLLTAINAYQSIPNASIAIIVDTSHACFLENFDAVWAVVKPFLK
- a CDS encoding NAD(P)H-dependent oxidoreductase yields the protein MNYLEILKFRHACKVFDESKKIGAGEFNFILEAGRLSPSSTGLEQWDFLVVQNKELREKIRALSWNQVQITSCSHLVIVLAKISDIKIHSHYVADMIARRPDKTPEERAGRVAFYQGFLSSNFKDNEELIFQWSHEQCMIAATNMMNAAASLGIDSCPIEGFDRAGLNELLGLNPSDKRVAIVVPFGYRLNSQPQKYRRELSDVVKWIN
- a CDS encoding heavy-metal-associated domain-containing protein; its protein translation is MKKIALLAIMSSFLFAEQTHQLNIPNMGCEHCVKQIENAVINMPGYKSMSFDLQTKDVNITTDKNTSLSQVIKAIKSSKEKKFKVGVK
- a CDS encoding MOSC domain-containing protein, with amino-acid sequence MARLKALLLGEVKNYGDKNSKNPLNKPWVSAIFKVVQEGEIFANTLGFVGDSVADTLHHGGAEKAIFANSLQNYSEWEKFLGLKNLAYGAMGENLTIDGLCEDSVCVGDIHEIGSLVLQVSQPRKPCSKLSKRWGNPDMTAYIAKSGLSGWYYRVLNEGSCKAGDEVKVVQKDSVGMSIAEINRLFHQTDQNLHLLNKFNLLTALTPSFIDAMKTKLDGSYNADFMKVL
- the typA gene encoding translational GTPase TypA, translated to MENIRNIAVIAHVDHGKTTMVDELLKQSGTFNEHQSVGERVMDSNDIERERGITILSKNTAIRYKDTKINIIDTPGHADFGGEVERVLKMVDGVLLLVDAQEGVMPQTKFVVKKALSLGLRPIVVVNKIDKPAGDPERVINEIFDLFVALDANDEQLEFPVVYAAAKNGYAKLNLDDENVNMEPLFETILANVPAPSGSDTNPLQLQVFTLDYDNYVGKIGIARIFNGKVAKNQNVMLAKADGSKTTGRISKLIGFMGLERADINEASTGDIVAIAGFEALDVGDSVVDPANPMPLDPLHIEEPTLSVVFAVNDGPLAGTEGKHVTSNKIDERLQNEMKTNIAMKYENVGEGKFKVSGRGELQITILAENMRREGYEFLLGRPEVIVKEIDSVKCEPYEHLVIDAPDDCTGTVIEKLGKRKAEMTSMSPTGDGQTRIEFEIPARGLIGFRSQFLTDTKGEGVMNHSFLEFRPLSGTVEHRTNGALVSMENGVTLAYSLYNLQDRGVLFLDPQAKVYIGMIIGEHSRPNDLDVNPIKGKNLTNVRASGSDDAIKLVPPRRLSLERALEWIEDDELVEVTPINIRVRKRYLDPTERKRKSKA